A genomic stretch from Silurus meridionalis isolate SWU-2019-XX chromosome 1, ASM1480568v1, whole genome shotgun sequence includes:
- the cyldl gene encoding ubiquitin carboxyl-terminal hydrolase CYLD isoform X1, with protein sequence MASCDNCTYFITTAKPSSYGWIKAGSICYMMETLHSTQTDTLPVICIGNIMNMNLPVDILHPLTRQEAEFLLALERFEDRLQEIAKPEILEQAVGLSVGSEITVEQNGELLKGVVRYIGPLLDLKPDPISGAFFGVELQGEDKGKGHTDGSYLYTSLFKCQKNCGLFVPFNRIKPVDPKSSAAWVDLPENRMPTVSVGDRVTYILDDKSDCQHGMVLNRLEDGMILISTDTDEHGKIGGERKIPWHCVIKEEVLNTDKPEKMDISKSPDIVKDPAPEVAIKVGSTVEVNLAKGPCYATVRWIGLLPDMSGTMAGLELEEACGVSDGTFRDVRYFTCPSKHGLFIKIASCRLGNRALGETTVDGHFDHDGHDIPAVPPLSSEDVRTLLIGRMRGIQGHCNSCYMDAALFSLFSCSSVLDCLLFQKTKPIDEPIQRTLLRDIVCPLRSEGFVPDHSVMKLRKQVQERGHCPSYTTDEKDPEEFLTLIMQEILSLEPLLKLKSCNQPKGLTEIEQTSYLYQIFMDYNHSLVLPTVQQLLEHSFYNSAIKLAEVPSCLILTMPRSGKQFKMFPKIIPSLQLDITALLSNGLQQCVLCGQLAQVECNQCFMDSVFSNTGLKVFCEICSEQVHVHPSRQSHTPASLRLPEGFPPSHSSGSLSLTPPREKLELFAVLCIETSHYVSFVKHGPKKTDWIFFDSMADREGETYGFNIPEVKACPEVARYLTMTLAELAKQVPREMDGVAKRLFCDGYMYLYQSPSMALYR encoded by the exons ATGGCCTCCTGTGATAATTGCACTTActttatcaccactgcaaaaccCTCGTCATATGGCTGGATCAAAGCAGGAAGTATTTGCTACATGATGGAGACCTTGCATTCAACTCAAACAGACACTCTACCTGTTATCTGTATAGGTAACATTATGAATATGAACTTGCCAGTTGATATTTTGCACCCACTGACACGGCAAGAGGCCGAATTTCTCCTGGCACTTGAACGTTTTGAAGACCGACTACAGGAAATTGCAAAGCCTGAGATTTTAGAGCAAGCTGTAGGATTGAGTGTAGGCTCTGAGATCACAGTGGAGCAAAACGGTGAGTTGCTTAAAGGTGTGGTTCGATACATTGGCCCACTCTTGGACTTGAAACCGGATCCTATTTCAGGAGCATTTTTTGGAGTTGAACTGCAG GGCGAAGACAAGGGAAAAGGCCACACTGATGGAAGTTACCTGTACACATCCCTCTTTAAATGTCAGAAAAATTGTGGCCTTTTTGTGCCTTTTAACAGAATCAAACCAGTGGATCCCAAATCATCAGCAGCATGGGTTGACCTCCCAGAAAATCGCATGCCCACAGTGTCTGTTGGAGATCGCGTAACCTACATTCTGGATGACAAAAGCGACTGTCAGCATGGGATGGTCCTGAATCGTTTGGAAGATGGCATGATTTTGATTTCGACC GATACAGATGAACATGGTAAGAttggaggagagagaaaaattcCATGGCACTGCGTTATTAAAGAGGAGGTTTTAAATACAG ataaACCAGAAAAGATGGACATTTCTAAAAGTCCAGATATAGTGAAAGATCCGGCTCCTGAGGTGGCTATaaaagtgggttccactgtggAGGTTAATCTGGCTAAAGGGCCTTGTTATGCAACAGTGCGCTGGATTGGTTTACTTCCAGATATGTCTGGCACCATGGCTGGTCTTGAACTG GAAGAGGCATGTGGGGTGAGTGACGGGACGTTCAGAGATGTTCGGTATTTCACCTGTCCATCAAAGCACGGCCTCTTTATAAAGATTGCCTCTTGTCGGCTTGGCAATCGCGCCCTGGGTGAGACTACAGTAGATGGACACTTTG aCCATGATGGGCACGATATACCAGCTGTCCCGCCATTGAGTTCTGAGGATGTGAGAACGCTTCTGATTGGGCGGATGAGGGGAATTCAGGGTCACTGTAACTCCTGCTACATGGATGCTGCCCTCTTTAG TTTGTTTTCCTGCTCATCAGTTCTGGACTGCCTTCTGTTTCAAAAGACGAAACCCATTGATGAACCCATACAGAGAACTCTCCTTAGGGACATTGTGTGTCCACTGCGCAG cgagGGGTTTGTCCCTGATCACAGTGTGATGAAGCTTCGGAAGCAGGTGCAGGAGCGAGGCCACTGCCCAAGCTACACCACAGATGAAAAAG ATCCGGAAGAGTTTCTCACTCTCATCATGCAAGAAATTCTGTCACTGGAGCCACTACTAAAACT GAAATCATGTAATCAGCCTAAAGGTTTAACAGAGATAGAGCAGACGAGTTACTTGTACCAAATCTTCATGGATTACAACCACAGTCTGGTTTTACCGACCGTTCAGCAGCTGCTGGAGCATTCCTTCTACAACAGTGCCATCAAACTAGCAGAG GTGCCTTCTTGCCTCATCCTGACAATGCCACGTTCTGGAAAGCAGTTTAAGATGTTTCCAAAAATTATTCCCTCACTACAACTGGATATCACTGCTCTCCTGTCCAACG gTCTTCAGCAGTGTGTGCTATGTGGACAGCTGGCCCAGGTGGAGTGTAACCAATGCTTCATGGATTCTGTTTTCAGTAACACAGGATTAAAAGTTTTCTGTGAGATCTGTTCAGAACAG GTCCACGTTCACCCTAGCCGCCAGTCTCATACACCCGCTTCACTGCGCCTGCCTGAAGGATTTCCTCCATCGCACAGTTCTGGTAGTTTATCACTCACACCGCCTCGAGAAAAACTGGAGTTGTTCGCTGTTTTGTGCATAGAGACCAGCCACTATGTTTCCTTTGTCAAACACGGACCAAAGAAAACGGACTGGATCTTTTTTGATAGCATGGCTGACCGTGAGG GTGAGACTTATGGCTTCAACATCCCGGAGGTTAAAGCATGTCCGGAAGTGGCACGCTACCTCACTATGACTCTAGCTGAGCTGGCTAAGCAGGTACCACGTGAAATGGACGGTGTGGCAAAGAGACTCTTCTGTGATGGCTATATGTACTTATACCAGAGCCCCAGCATGGCTCTGTATCGCTGA
- the cyldl gene encoding ubiquitin carboxyl-terminal hydrolase CYLD isoform X2 translates to MASCDNCTYFITTAKPSSYGWIKAGSICYMMETLHSTQTDTLPVICIGNIMNMNLPVDILHPLTRQEAEFLLALERFEDRLQEIAKPEILEQAVGLSVGSEITVEQNGELLKGVVRYIGPLLDLKPDPISGAFFGVELQGEDKGKGHTDGSYLYTSLFKCQKNCGLFVPFNRIKPVDPKSSAAWVDLPENRMPTVSVGDRVTYILDDKSDCQHGMVLNRLEDGMILISTDTDEHGKIGGERKIPWHCVIKEEVLNTDKPEKMDISKSPDIVKDPAPEVAIKVGSTVEVNLAKGPCYATVRWIGLLPDMSGTMAGLELEEACGVSDGTFRDVRYFTCPSKHGLFIKIASCRLGNRALDHDGHDIPAVPPLSSEDVRTLLIGRMRGIQGHCNSCYMDAALFSLFSCSSVLDCLLFQKTKPIDEPIQRTLLRDIVCPLRSEGFVPDHSVMKLRKQVQERGHCPSYTTDEKDPEEFLTLIMQEILSLEPLLKLKSCNQPKGLTEIEQTSYLYQIFMDYNHSLVLPTVQQLLEHSFYNSAIKLAEVPSCLILTMPRSGKQFKMFPKIIPSLQLDITALLSNGLQQCVLCGQLAQVECNQCFMDSVFSNTGLKVFCEICSEQVHVHPSRQSHTPASLRLPEGFPPSHSSGSLSLTPPREKLELFAVLCIETSHYVSFVKHGPKKTDWIFFDSMADREGETYGFNIPEVKACPEVARYLTMTLAELAKQVPREMDGVAKRLFCDGYMYLYQSPSMALYR, encoded by the exons ATGGCCTCCTGTGATAATTGCACTTActttatcaccactgcaaaaccCTCGTCATATGGCTGGATCAAAGCAGGAAGTATTTGCTACATGATGGAGACCTTGCATTCAACTCAAACAGACACTCTACCTGTTATCTGTATAGGTAACATTATGAATATGAACTTGCCAGTTGATATTTTGCACCCACTGACACGGCAAGAGGCCGAATTTCTCCTGGCACTTGAACGTTTTGAAGACCGACTACAGGAAATTGCAAAGCCTGAGATTTTAGAGCAAGCTGTAGGATTGAGTGTAGGCTCTGAGATCACAGTGGAGCAAAACGGTGAGTTGCTTAAAGGTGTGGTTCGATACATTGGCCCACTCTTGGACTTGAAACCGGATCCTATTTCAGGAGCATTTTTTGGAGTTGAACTGCAG GGCGAAGACAAGGGAAAAGGCCACACTGATGGAAGTTACCTGTACACATCCCTCTTTAAATGTCAGAAAAATTGTGGCCTTTTTGTGCCTTTTAACAGAATCAAACCAGTGGATCCCAAATCATCAGCAGCATGGGTTGACCTCCCAGAAAATCGCATGCCCACAGTGTCTGTTGGAGATCGCGTAACCTACATTCTGGATGACAAAAGCGACTGTCAGCATGGGATGGTCCTGAATCGTTTGGAAGATGGCATGATTTTGATTTCGACC GATACAGATGAACATGGTAAGAttggaggagagagaaaaattcCATGGCACTGCGTTATTAAAGAGGAGGTTTTAAATACAG ataaACCAGAAAAGATGGACATTTCTAAAAGTCCAGATATAGTGAAAGATCCGGCTCCTGAGGTGGCTATaaaagtgggttccactgtggAGGTTAATCTGGCTAAAGGGCCTTGTTATGCAACAGTGCGCTGGATTGGTTTACTTCCAGATATGTCTGGCACCATGGCTGGTCTTGAACTG GAAGAGGCATGTGGGGTGAGTGACGGGACGTTCAGAGATGTTCGGTATTTCACCTGTCCATCAAAGCACGGCCTCTTTATAAAGATTGCCTCTTGTCGGCTTGGCAATCGCGCCCTGG aCCATGATGGGCACGATATACCAGCTGTCCCGCCATTGAGTTCTGAGGATGTGAGAACGCTTCTGATTGGGCGGATGAGGGGAATTCAGGGTCACTGTAACTCCTGCTACATGGATGCTGCCCTCTTTAG TTTGTTTTCCTGCTCATCAGTTCTGGACTGCCTTCTGTTTCAAAAGACGAAACCCATTGATGAACCCATACAGAGAACTCTCCTTAGGGACATTGTGTGTCCACTGCGCAG cgagGGGTTTGTCCCTGATCACAGTGTGATGAAGCTTCGGAAGCAGGTGCAGGAGCGAGGCCACTGCCCAAGCTACACCACAGATGAAAAAG ATCCGGAAGAGTTTCTCACTCTCATCATGCAAGAAATTCTGTCACTGGAGCCACTACTAAAACT GAAATCATGTAATCAGCCTAAAGGTTTAACAGAGATAGAGCAGACGAGTTACTTGTACCAAATCTTCATGGATTACAACCACAGTCTGGTTTTACCGACCGTTCAGCAGCTGCTGGAGCATTCCTTCTACAACAGTGCCATCAAACTAGCAGAG GTGCCTTCTTGCCTCATCCTGACAATGCCACGTTCTGGAAAGCAGTTTAAGATGTTTCCAAAAATTATTCCCTCACTACAACTGGATATCACTGCTCTCCTGTCCAACG gTCTTCAGCAGTGTGTGCTATGTGGACAGCTGGCCCAGGTGGAGTGTAACCAATGCTTCATGGATTCTGTTTTCAGTAACACAGGATTAAAAGTTTTCTGTGAGATCTGTTCAGAACAG GTCCACGTTCACCCTAGCCGCCAGTCTCATACACCCGCTTCACTGCGCCTGCCTGAAGGATTTCCTCCATCGCACAGTTCTGGTAGTTTATCACTCACACCGCCTCGAGAAAAACTGGAGTTGTTCGCTGTTTTGTGCATAGAGACCAGCCACTATGTTTCCTTTGTCAAACACGGACCAAAGAAAACGGACTGGATCTTTTTTGATAGCATGGCTGACCGTGAGG GTGAGACTTATGGCTTCAACATCCCGGAGGTTAAAGCATGTCCGGAAGTGGCACGCTACCTCACTATGACTCTAGCTGAGCTGGCTAAGCAGGTACCACGTGAAATGGACGGTGTGGCAAAGAGACTCTTCTGTGATGGCTATATGTACTTATACCAGAGCCCCAGCATGGCTCTGTATCGCTGA